The genomic DNA AGGTCAAGCGCTCCCCGGCCGGCAAGCCCGACTACCGCTGGGCCAAGGATCAGACCGAGGCGCGTCCCGCCGATGAGGTTCACGCGAAACACGCAGGCGCACAAGCCTAGTCAGGAACGAGAAATGAAAACCGAACTCTGTGAACGCTTCGGGATCGAATACCCGATCTTCGTCTTCACGCCGTCGGAGAAGGTGGCCGCTGCCGTGACCCGCGCCGGCGGCATGGGCGTGCTGGGTTGCGTCCGGTTCAACGACGCCGACGATCTCGAGAACGTCCTGCAGTGGATGGACGCCAACACCGACGGCAAGCCGTACGGCGTCGACATCGTGATGCCCGCCAAGGTCCCCACCGAGGGCACCAGCGTCGACATCAACAAGCTGATCCCGCAGGGACACAAGGACTTCGTCGCCAAGACCCTCGCCGAGCTCGGGGTGCCGCCGCTGCCGGCGGACGAGGAGAAGAACGAAGGCGTGCTCGGCTGGCTGCACTCGGTGGCGCGCAGCCACGTCGAGGTGGCGCTCAAGCACCCGATCAAGCTGATCGCCAACGCACTCGGCTCGCCACCCAAGGACGTCATCGACCAGGCGCATGCCGCGGGCGTTCCGGTCGCCGCGCTGGCCGGCTCGGCCAAGCACGCGGCACGGCACGTGGAGAACGGCGTCGACATCGTCGTCGCCCAGGGGCACGAGGCCGGTGGCCACACCGGTGAGATCGGTTCCATGGTGTTGTGGCCGGAAATCGTTGACGCCCTTGGTGGTTCGGCCCCGGTGCTGGCCGCCGGCGGCATCGGCACGGGACGCCAGCTGGCCGCCGCGCTGGCGCTGGGCGCGCAGGGCGTCTGGATGGGCTCGGCGTTCCTGACCTCGGCCGAATACGACCTCGGGGTCCGTCTGGAATCGGGCGTTTCCGTTGTGCAGCAGGCGATGCTGAACGCGACCTCGGCCGACACCGTCCGCCGCAAGATCTACACCGGCAAGCCGGCCCGGCTGCTCAAGAGCCGCTGGACCGACGCCTGGGACGCCGACGGCGCACCCGATCCACTGCCGATGCCGTTGCAGAACATCCTCGTCAGCGAGGCCCACCAGCGGATGAACGAGTCCGGTGACCCGACCGCCGTCGCCATGCCGGTCGGTCAGATCGTCGGCCGGATGAACGAGATCCGTCCGGTCGAGGTCATCATCGCCGAACTGGTCGCCGAGTTCGAGGCCGCCACCAAGCGACTGGACGCCATCCGCGAGGCCTGATTCTCTTCGCGAGCAGACGCAAAACTGTTCTTTTGCAAGGCAAAACGACAGTTTTGCGTCTGCTCGCGAGGGGGGGACGGCCCCAGCTCGCGAGGGAGACAACCCCAGTACGCGCTGGAAACGCCAGCGCTACGGCGTGATCTTCACCTGCTGCGCCACCACATCGGTGGCGGCCTGGATGATGGGCGTCTGGTCCGCCGCGCCGTCCGCAT from Mycolicibacterium phocaicum includes the following:
- a CDS encoding NAD(P)H-dependent flavin oxidoreductase; the encoded protein is MKTELCERFGIEYPIFVFTPSEKVAAAVTRAGGMGVLGCVRFNDADDLENVLQWMDANTDGKPYGVDIVMPAKVPTEGTSVDINKLIPQGHKDFVAKTLAELGVPPLPADEEKNEGVLGWLHSVARSHVEVALKHPIKLIANALGSPPKDVIDQAHAAGVPVAALAGSAKHAARHVENGVDIVVAQGHEAGGHTGEIGSMVLWPEIVDALGGSAPVLAAGGIGTGRQLAAALALGAQGVWMGSAFLTSAEYDLGVRLESGVSVVQQAMLNATSADTVRRKIYTGKPARLLKSRWTDAWDADGAPDPLPMPLQNILVSEAHQRMNESGDPTAVAMPVGQIVGRMNEIRPVEVIIAELVAEFEAATKRLDAIREA